The genome window CCTTTGATTCTTTTTCCTTGCCTCTCTGCTGAACCTTCTCATATAAAAGGGCTTTATCTCTGCCGGATCTTATTTCTTTCCCGTTCTCATCCGTTATCGCAATCACGGCTTTAAGATGATCCGGCAGAGCATCGTCATTCCAGGCGGACGCAGGTATATCTATCGTAAAACGTTTATAAATAAATGAACTCAAAGCAGAGAAAAGCGATCCCTGGCCGTGGGGCATTTCATTGAGAATCATATCTACGGTATCTGCAACCGGAACCAGTTTTTTTCTATGTTTTTTGGGAAGGCTTTTGATAAGCGCTGAAATTTTTTCTTTAAAAAGACCGGGAACAAGCCAGTCTATACTGTCAATAGGTATGCCGGCCGTCAGAGTTGAGGGCACCTTGATGGTTACGCCGTCATCCGGATCCCCTATTTTGAAATTATAGGCGCATTGAAATTCTCTATTGCCCAAAGGAATATTATCGGGGTAAAGCGCCAGTTCCTCAGTATCAGGTTCATTGATTATAAGATCGCTCATCTCCATTCGCAAAAAACCATCATCCCCCTTTTTTTTGATGAGCCTTTCAAGGGACCTTATATCATAAATTCCTGCCAGTCTGTTTATGTAAAAGTTGAACATATCCTCCTCGCTTGCAAGAATATCTCGTCTGCGGAATTTATTTTCCATATCAGCAGCTTTTTCAATAAGCTCCAGGTTATGTTGCATAAAAGGCAATACTTTCTTTACATCTCCCTGCACAAGGGCGCTTTCGATAAAAATCCGGGCGGCCTCCCCGGGATCAATTCTGCCGTAGGATACAGGCCTTTGCGAAACGATTATAAGACCATACAGGCTTACCTGTTCAAAAGCGACAACTTCACCCCTGTTTCGTTCCCAGTGGGGTTGGTTGTAGGTATATTTACACTGTTTTTTTCCGGCTTCTTCCAGCCAGGCATTATCTATGTTGGCTGCTTTTCTGGCATAAAGCCTGGATGTTTCTATAAGTTCCGCAAACACAGTCCATTGTCCGGCCCTGTTAAACAGGCCCGAACCCGGAAAAATCATCACTTCCCGTCCTTTTGCGGCCTGATAAATGTTTTTTTCCTTTTTTAAGGCAATGTTGGAAAGAAAGCCGCTTAAAACCGCTTTGTGGATTTCAACATAAAGGGGGTGCCAGTCATTATCAGCGCTTTTGGAAACTGTTTTTGAAAGCTCAGCGCCCGATTTTTTGTTTCGCTTATATTCATTTATAATATCGGTAAGTTGATAATGGATATCGATCCATTCCCGCATCCGTTTATATGAAAGAAAATATTCCCGGCAGAATTTTTTTATCCTGTTTCCGGTTTTCACCTTTTTCCAGGTCTTATTATACATTTTCCAGATATTCAGAAGGGTAATAAAATCGGATAAAGGATCTATAAATTCCTTATGTTTTTTATCAGCCTCCTCAGCTTTGTCGGGGGGGCGTTCCCGGGGATCCTGGATGCTCAGGGCAGAAGCGATCACGGCCATCTCATCTAAACACCCGAATTTTGCAGCCTCAATCAATATCCTTGCAAGGCGCGGGTCAAGAGGTATATTTGCCATAAGTCGTCCATATTTTGTCAACCTGAAGCTCCCGGAAGAAGAATTGACCCTGGCCTCTTCCGGACCAAACCTGTTTTTTTTTGCTTTTCCCCGGGTTTGCAAGGGGACTATGGCTCCAAGCTCAGCCAGCAGGTTGAATCCGTCTTTTATGCTTTTAGACGCAGGCCGGTCTATAAAAGGGAATTTTTCTATATCTCCCAAATTAAGGGCCATCATTCTCAATATTACTTCAGCAAGGTTTGTCCTGAGAATCTCGGGTGGAGTATAAATAGGGCGTGAATTAAAATCCTGTTCCGAAAAAAGACGAATGCATATGCCGTTTTCCACACGGCCGCATCGTCCCTTTCTCTGCTCAGCGCTGCTTTGCGATACAGGCACAACCGGAAGCGAGGTTATTCTTGAGCCGGGCATATAATGTGATATCCGTGCCAGTCCTGTATCAATAACATATTTAACCCCCGGAATAGTAATCGAAGTTTCGGCAATATTGGTTGCAATAATTATCTTTCGCCCTGCTCCGCGCCTGAAGATCTTTTTCTGTTCCGCCGCAGGGAGGCGTGCATACAACGGGAGAACAACGACTCCTTTATATTTTCGGCCCTCTATGATGCGGCGTGCTTCATGAATATCATGCTCGGTCGGCATGAAAACCAGTAAGTCTCCGAAAGGACATTTCCTTTGCAGCTCATCGACAGCCAGCGCGGCCATCTCAACATGGGTAATATCATCAACCTGATCATGCTTGTCCGAGAAGTATCGTACCTCCACCGGATACATCCGCCCTGACACTTCAATAACAGGGGCATTATCAAAAGCTTTGGAAAATTTTTCAGTATCGATAGTCGCTGAGGTTATGATCAGCTTAAGGTCTTTTCTTTTTTTTAATAAAGTTTTTAAAAAACCGAGCACAAAGTCGATATTAAGACTTCTCTCATGGGCTTCGTCGATTATTAATGTGTCGTATTTATTTAAAAAAGGATCGCGCCGGGTTTCTGCCAGCAGAATTCCGTCGGTCATTATTTTTATAAATGAATTATCATCTGTTTTATCCTTAAATCTTATCTTGTAACCTACCAGGCCTCCGGCGGCAGGCTCTCCAAGTTCTTCTGCTATGCGTCCGGCCACGGTTATTGCGGCTATTCTCCGCGGCTGGGTGCAGCCTATGAGGCCGTTTATTCCGCGCCCGGCTGCCAGACAGAATTGTGGGATCTGGGTGGTTTTCCCGGAACCGGTTTCTCCTGAAATGATGATTATCCGGTTCTTGCTGATAGCCTCGATTATTTCATTTTTTTTTGGAAAAACAGGCAGATCACGGTTGAATAAAGGTTGGGGCAGATTATCCCGGCGCCATTTTTTTTTTATCGAAGCTTTCAGCAGTTTCCGGATCCCGGCAAGTTCCGTTTGAATCTTTTTTTCATTAAAACGCCTGATGTTGTTCAATCTCCGGCGTGCTTTGCTGCTGTCGGCGGGCATGGCGTCCGCCAAGAGGCGCTCTATTTTTTTAATATCATACAAAGGATTTAACAATTACCGTACCTTGAGTTTTCATATAAAAAGAACTATTTTAGTCAGAATATATTGTAGCTGGCTGGCATGCCAAATAGCACAGTTTCAGCACGTCCATCCTTTATCAGGATGTATGAGTTTAAGCTGGGGAAAATAGGTTTTATATTTTGTTGAATCTCTGGTTATTAAAACAAATTTTGATACAGTTGCATGTGCACCTATAAAAAAATCAGGTAAGGGTAATTTTTTTGTTCCTTTGTGTTTTCTATATTTAAGGAATACTTTACCTGTCAGAAAAAGCGCCTCACGAGGAATTTCCAATACTTTTATACCGAGCTGAGAGATAGCCTTTTCTGCCTCCTCGATTTTATTAAAACCAATTGATACTTCAGTGTAAACAATTGAATTTATATACAAAGTATTGGTTTGGCTGTATTTATCCAGTATATTTTCCGACCAGTCAGCCCAATTATGATCATCTGTGAATAAATCCAGCAATATACATGAATCAACAAAGACTCCATTCATTATGATTTCCTTGTGAGGTTCATAATTTCGTCAGTTGACATTTTTGCTGTCGCTATTCCTCTAAGTTTTTTAAACTGCTTTGTAATTTTAGGTTTATCAGCTTTAACTATGTAGAACCTTCCATTATCTTCTCTGAAATCAATCTCAGTTTCAGGCATGATACCCAATACCTCCCTTACATTTATAGGAATTGTAACTTGCCCTTTTGTAGTAACACGCATAGTTTTACCTCCCAAGTAAATGGTAATACCACTATAGTATTACCATTATGCGTTTGCAATACTTTTTTTGACGGGTGCAATATGAAAAAGTTATTCGATTATCAGCCCTGAAAGGGCTATACATACCATCCCGGGGCAACGCCCTTGGATTATCTTGTATCTGCCGAATAAGTATGCTATTTTTTGCACCTGACATGCAAAAATGGAAACAGTGATTTGTTTTTTTCAGGCTCCCAAGTAAAGTTTTTTTTTCTTCGGGCCAAGAGGAACAGGCAAATCAACCTGGCTTAAACAGCATTACCCCAGCGCCGAAACGATTGATCTTCTGGCTCCGGAGGTGTTCAGAGCTTATTCAGCAAGACCGGAACGATTACGCCAAGTGGT of Desulfosarcina sp. BuS5 contains these proteins:
- the hrpA gene encoding ATP-dependent RNA helicase HrpA codes for the protein MLNPLYDIKKIERLLADAMPADSSKARRRLNNIRRFNEKKIQTELAGIRKLLKASIKKKWRRDNLPQPLFNRDLPVFPKKNEIIEAISKNRIIIISGETGSGKTTQIPQFCLAAGRGINGLIGCTQPRRIAAITVAGRIAEELGEPAAGGLVGYKIRFKDKTDDNSFIKIMTDGILLAETRRDPFLNKYDTLIIDEAHERSLNIDFVLGFLKTLLKKRKDLKLIITSATIDTEKFSKAFDNAPVIEVSGRMYPVEVRYFSDKHDQVDDITHVEMAALAVDELQRKCPFGDLLVFMPTEHDIHEARRIIEGRKYKGVVVLPLYARLPAAEQKKIFRRGAGRKIIIATNIAETSITIPGVKYVIDTGLARISHYMPGSRITSLPVVPVSQSSAEQRKGRCGRVENGICIRLFSEQDFNSRPIYTPPEILRTNLAEVILRMMALNLGDIEKFPFIDRPASKSIKDGFNLLAELGAIVPLQTRGKAKKNRFGPEEARVNSSSGSFRLTKYGRLMANIPLDPRLARILIEAAKFGCLDEMAVIASALSIQDPRERPPDKAEEADKKHKEFIDPLSDFITLLNIWKMYNKTWKKVKTGNRIKKFCREYFLSYKRMREWIDIHYQLTDIINEYKRNKKSGAELSKTVSKSADNDWHPLYVEIHKAVLSGFLSNIALKKEKNIYQAAKGREVMIFPGSGLFNRAGQWTVFAELIETSRLYARKAANIDNAWLEEAGKKQCKYTYNQPHWERNRGEVVAFEQVSLYGLIIVSQRPVSYGRIDPGEAARIFIESALVQGDVKKVLPFMQHNLELIEKAADMENKFRRRDILASEEDMFNFYINRLAGIYDIRSLERLIKKKGDDGFLRMEMSDLIINEPDTEELALYPDNIPLGNREFQCAYNFKIGDPDDGVTIKVPSTLTAGIPIDSIDWLVPGLFKEKISALIKSLPKKHRKKLVPVADTVDMILNEMPHGQGSLFSALSSFIYKRFTIDIPASAWNDDALPDHLKAVIAITDENGKEIRSGRDKALLYEKVQQRGKEKESKELVSLKKIWERRGITKWDFPDLPQSISINNSNGKKWAVYPGLEVDEAGNSKKINLHIFRNAEAALESHKKGVAALLSGFFSNDLKFLKKRIKIPEKLQQSAKHFGGTGRINNKLYQSVTGKLFEKNIRSKKEFHSYTESIGPLILKKGDELLKQSLPVMSVYNDTLLNLAELEKRQRFNKKYLLFLKELREEMERLVPENFMELYETARLVHIIRYIKAFSIRGERALVNLEKDKTKAGLVNEYRERLNSFLQGLSPGTTKEKRTKIEEFFWLIEEYKVSVFAQELKTIVPVSRKRLDKMIREIERMV
- a CDS encoding type II toxin-antitoxin system VapC family toxin; translated protein: MNGVFVDSCILLDLFTDDHNWADWSENILDKYSQTNTLYINSIVYTEVSIGFNKIEEAEKAISQLGIKVLEIPREALFLTGKVFLKYRKHKGTKKLPLPDFFIGAHATVSKFVLITRDSTKYKTYFPQLKLIHPDKGWTC
- a CDS encoding AbrB/MazE/SpoVT family DNA-binding domain-containing protein, encoding MRVTTKGQVTIPINVREVLGIMPETEIDFREDNGRFYIVKADKPKITKQFKKLRGIATAKMSTDEIMNLTRKS